One Aciduliprofundum boonei T469 genomic region harbors:
- a CDS encoding phosphopyruvate hydratase gives MTLIEDIVLRKILDSRGNPTVEVEVYTLNGYGRAAAPAGKSTGKHEVKAYPVGGIDKGIEYFKERMDNFIGMDSTQQEDIDAMLHEIDGTDDFSMLGGNIAIAISLAVAKAAANSMGLPFYQYLGGAFANRIPKPVGNVLGGGKHAVGGTTIQEMLSMALSDSAKDNVFANALVHKKVGEKLRERFPNISIGLGDEKAWIAPMDDIEAIEVVVDAVREVGEEYGIEIKPALDFAASSFYKDGKYHYKNKILTPEEQIDFVEDIVKNYGIYLVEDPLDEEDFDGFAELTRRIGHIAYVVGDDIFVTNVERIKIGVDKGAANTVLIKPNQIGTLTDTIRAIRFSKDNGYATMISHRSGETCDTSIVHIGVAFGVEFIKTGAIGGERIAKLNEMIRIEEELKGE, from the coding sequence ATGACACTAATTGAGGATATTGTATTGCGAAAAATACTTGATTCAAGGGGCAATCCAACAGTGGAAGTGGAAGTTTATACTTTAAATGGTTATGGTAGAGCTGCAGCTCCAGCTGGAAAATCAACGGGAAAGCATGAAGTTAAGGCTTACCCTGTAGGGGGTATTGATAAGGGAATTGAGTATTTTAAGGAGAGAATGGACAATTTTATAGGCATGGATTCAACTCAGCAGGAGGATATTGATGCCATGCTTCACGAAATTGATGGTACTGACGATTTCTCAATGCTAGGGGGAAATATAGCAATTGCCATATCTTTAGCTGTGGCCAAGGCTGCTGCAAACTCAATGGGCTTACCATTCTACCAATATCTTGGGGGTGCTTTTGCAAATAGGATACCAAAGCCAGTGGGCAATGTGCTCGGCGGGGGGAAGCATGCTGTGGGAGGCACAACAATTCAAGAAATGCTCTCAATGGCACTTAGCGATTCTGCAAAGGATAATGTGTTTGCCAATGCTCTCGTTCACAAAAAGGTTGGTGAGAAATTAAGAGAGAGATTTCCCAATATCTCCATAGGATTGGGAGATGAAAAGGCATGGATTGCACCCATGGATGACATTGAGGCCATTGAAGTTGTAGTAGATGCAGTAAGAGAAGTGGGCGAGGAATATGGAATAGAGATTAAGCCAGCACTGGATTTTGCAGCTTCCTCGTTCTACAAAGATGGAAAGTATCATTATAAAAATAAAATTTTAACTCCTGAGGAGCAGATTGATTTTGTGGAAGATATAGTTAAGAATTATGGCATTTATCTTGTGGAAGACCCTCTGGATGAGGAGGATTTTGATGGTTTTGCCGAATTAACCAGGAGAATTGGGCACATTGCCTATGTTGTTGGTGATGACATATTTGTTACAAATGTGGAGAGGATAAAAATAGGCGTGGATAAAGGGGCTGCAAATACAGTTCTCATAAAGCCAAATCAAATAGGAACATTAACCGATACCATAAGGGCAATAAGGTTCTCAAAAGATAATGGCTACGCTACTATGATTTCCCATAGAAGTGGGGAGACATGCGATACGAGCATAGTGCATATTGGAGTTGCATTTGGCGTAGAGTTTATAAAGACTGGTGCAATAGGGGGAGAGAGAATAGCCAAATTGAATGAGATGATAAGAATTGAAGAGGAACTAAAAGGTGAGTAA
- a CDS encoding threonine--tRNA ligase, whose amino-acid sequence MRVLFIHADYIEYEAKSKAMKDAEEIIEKKERYEECLVPFISVEEGDSSILDRAVVEIEDVAKKVGAERIVLYPYAHLSNKLASPGEAMKVLKELEKMLSEKYEVHRAPFGWYKSFVISCKGHPLSELSKEIRGEAKEEESEALKAEKRTTYWYIMDLNGELYDVDDFDYSSYPNLKKFVDYEISGTRAAKEIPPHVKLMRSLELADYEPGSDSGNMRYYPKGKLIKALIEDYVENKVIDYGAMQVETPIMYDFNHPSLKSYLNRFPARQYIVLSGKDKYFLRFAACFGQFLMMHDATISYRNLPLRLYEMAKYAFRREQKGELSGLRRLRAFTMPDMHTLAADMPQAMEEFKRQYEMAIEVLKDFGLELGDYEVAIRFTRDFYEENKDFIRELVKLVNRPVLIQMWDERFFYFVLKFEFNFVDSLNKAAALSTVQIDVENAERYGITYYDENGNERYPYILHCSPSGAVERILYAMLEKADMDAKMGKKPKLPVWLSPTQVRIIPVKDDFIGCSIQEMDYFRSEEFRVDIDDRDLSVSRKIRDAEKEWIPYIVVIGEKEKEKDILTVRIRGGGVKEMKREELLALLKKDTEGKPKRKLPLPPMLSQRPKFR is encoded by the coding sequence ATGCGAGTTCTTTTCATACATGCGGACTACATAGAGTACGAGGCAAAAAGTAAAGCGATGAAGGATGCTGAAGAAATAATAGAGAAAAAAGAGAGATACGAGGAATGTCTTGTTCCCTTCATATCCGTGGAGGAGGGTGATTCTTCCATACTGGATAGGGCCGTGGTAGAAATAGAAGATGTGGCAAAAAAAGTTGGTGCTGAGAGAATAGTTTTGTATCCTTATGCCCACCTAAGCAATAAGCTTGCTTCACCAGGAGAGGCCATGAAAGTACTGAAGGAACTGGAAAAAATGCTCAGTGAAAAATACGAGGTGCATCGAGCCCCATTTGGCTGGTATAAGAGCTTTGTTATATCTTGCAAGGGACATCCCTTGAGCGAGTTGAGCAAAGAAATAAGGGGAGAAGCAAAAGAGGAGGAGAGTGAGGCACTTAAAGCGGAGAAGAGAACAACATACTGGTATATTATGGACCTGAATGGAGAATTATACGATGTGGATGATTTTGATTATTCCTCATATCCAAATCTTAAAAAATTTGTAGATTATGAGATTTCTGGTACGAGAGCTGCTAAGGAAATTCCTCCTCATGTAAAGCTAATGCGCTCTTTGGAACTGGCAGATTATGAGCCAGGCAGCGATTCTGGAAATATGAGATACTATCCAAAGGGGAAATTGATTAAAGCTCTTATAGAGGATTATGTGGAGAATAAAGTAATAGATTACGGTGCTATGCAGGTTGAAACTCCAATAATGTACGATTTCAATCATCCCTCTTTGAAATCATATCTTAACAGATTTCCAGCTAGGCAATACATAGTTTTGAGCGGCAAGGACAAGTACTTCCTACGCTTTGCAGCATGCTTTGGACAGTTTCTTATGATGCACGATGCTACCATATCCTACAGGAATCTCCCTCTTCGGCTCTACGAGATGGCAAAGTATGCGTTTAGAAGGGAGCAAAAGGGAGAGCTATCTGGATTGAGAAGATTGCGCGCTTTCACAATGCCAGATATGCACACTTTAGCGGCGGACATGCCCCAGGCAATGGAGGAATTCAAGAGGCAGTATGAAATGGCTATAGAGGTCTTGAAGGATTTTGGTTTAGAGCTTGGAGATTACGAAGTTGCTATACGCTTTACGAGAGATTTCTACGAGGAGAACAAAGATTTCATCAGAGAGCTTGTTAAACTCGTGAATAGACCTGTGTTAATACAGATGTGGGACGAGCGTTTCTTCTATTTCGTGCTGAAATTCGAGTTCAATTTTGTGGATTCATTAAACAAGGCAGCGGCGTTGAGCACTGTGCAAATAGATGTTGAGAACGCAGAAAGATACGGAATTACATATTATGACGAGAATGGAAATGAGAGATATCCATATATCCTTCACTGCTCACCAAGCGGGGCGGTTGAGAGAATTCTCTATGCTATGCTGGAGAAGGCTGACATGGATGCGAAGATGGGAAAGAAACCAAAGCTGCCTGTATGGCTCAGTCCAACTCAAGTTCGCATCATACCTGTAAAAGATGATTTCATAGGATGCTCTATTCAAGAGATGGACTATTTTAGGAGTGAGGAATTCAGAGTGGATATAGACGATAGAGATCTCAGCGTATCTCGCAAGATAAGAGATGCTGAGAAGGAATGGATACCATACATTGTGGTCATAGGTGAGAAGGAGAAAGAAAAGGACATACTAACGGTGAGAATAAGAGGTGGCGGTGTAAAGGAGATGAAGAGGGAGGAGCTCTTGGCTCTTCTAAAAAAGGACACGGAAGGAAAGCCAAAGAGAAAGCTTCCTCTACCACCCATGCTCTCTCAGAGGCCGAAGTTCAGGTAG
- a CDS encoding DUF2721 domain-containing protein encodes MDVVYILQGALAPILLISAVGLLLLGLGNRIGRIIDRIRKFSDEVRGGEVSEERWKIIQVQKNTLSNRLKLCRNAMFFYYLTILFTSVSSIMSFLQFFHHSFGYLAVIALALALSSLFIGIVYALYEVLFTYTAVMQEAKFYLDENR; translated from the coding sequence ATGGATGTAGTTTACATACTTCAGGGAGCGCTTGCACCTATTTTGCTCATCTCTGCTGTCGGGCTACTCCTCTTAGGTTTGGGAAACAGAATAGGAAGAATAATAGATCGCATAAGAAAATTCTCTGATGAGGTGCGAGGTGGAGAAGTATCTGAGGAGAGGTGGAAAATAATTCAAGTTCAAAAAAATACTCTCTCAAATAGGCTAAAACTATGCAGAAACGCTATGTTTTTCTACTATCTCACTATCCTTTTTACTTCTGTATCATCAATAATGTCATTTCTTCAGTTCTTTCATCATTCATTTGGGTATCTGGCAGTTATAGCCCTAGCTTTGGCGCTATCCTCGCTATTCATTGGAATAGTTTACGCATTGTATGAGGTTTTATTCACATACACTGCAGTTATGCAAGAGGCAAAATTTTACTTGGATGAAAATCGTTAA
- a CDS encoding HPP family protein, whose translation MEIKDIMNKDVITLSPEMTIKDAYELFVKNHISGAPVVDPHGKLLGILTTKDILKIIKNRMEDIGIYVFPTPFDFMEVLPIEIPEESKATFESIANTKVGEIMERRVHYVNPDTDIYEALELLVKKGISRLPVVNENKKVVGIITRSDVLKALAKSNEIP comes from the coding sequence ATGGAAATAAAAGACATAATGAACAAAGATGTTATCACCTTGTCCCCTGAGATGACGATAAAGGATGCATATGAGCTATTTGTAAAAAACCATATAAGTGGAGCACCTGTGGTTGATCCCCATGGTAAACTTTTGGGAATACTGACAACTAAAGATATCTTGAAGATTATAAAGAATCGTATGGAAGATATCGGAATATATGTCTTTCCCACACCATTTGATTTTATGGAAGTTTTACCCATTGAAATACCAGAAGAGAGTAAAGCCACATTTGAGAGCATTGCAAATACTAAGGTAGGAGAGATTATGGAGAGAAGAGTGCATTATGTAAATCCAGATACCGATATATACGAAGCACTTGAGCTTCTAGTCAAAAAAGGTATCTCTAGGTTACCAGTTGTAAATGAAAATAAAAAGGTTGTTGGAATAATAACAAGAAGCGATGTTCTCAAAGCCCTAGCAAAATCAAATGAAATTCCCTAA
- a CDS encoding A24 family peptidase C-terminal domain-containing protein: protein MSYIDLARFLIAIPFFAIASYQDWKDRLISPTIWFILGFIAFGLDIYQYPTLIGIIALIPSIILFYEWFFEWEGREKYIQYALWIIAFGIFVYSIISYAPSPLLVMFILLIIFRVLHKIKVIRGRADTRALMSIAILQPIYPSFFGFPIFVPPYIEIVELTFPFAFLTLLYAAIAALMFILYLFFRNLARRDIGFPEMFIGYRIPIEEVDKKHVWLMERVENGEHVLYVHPSSHTKEDIDKLKKIGRDRVWIQPKIPFIIFITIGLIAAYLLGNFI from the coding sequence ATGAGCTATATTGATTTGGCACGTTTCCTCATAGCTATCCCGTTCTTCGCAATTGCATCATATCAGGATTGGAAAGATAGGTTAATAAGTCCTACAATATGGTTCATTCTCGGGTTTATTGCATTTGGACTTGATATCTATCAATACCCAACTCTTATAGGTATCATAGCTCTTATTCCCTCAATTATACTCTTCTATGAGTGGTTTTTTGAATGGGAAGGAAGAGAGAAGTATATACAATACGCATTATGGATCATTGCCTTTGGCATTTTTGTATACTCTATAATTTCGTATGCTCCTTCACCCTTACTTGTTATGTTCATACTCCTGATAATTTTTAGAGTGCTTCACAAGATTAAAGTAATCAGAGGCCGAGCGGATACGAGAGCTCTTATGAGTATTGCAATTCTTCAACCAATATATCCTTCGTTCTTTGGATTTCCCATTTTTGTTCCACCCTATATTGAAATTGTAGAGTTAACATTTCCATTTGCGTTTCTCACCTTGCTTTATGCCGCCATTGCTGCTTTGATGTTTATTCTATATCTATTCTTCAGAAATTTAGCGAGAAGAGATATTGGATTTCCAGAGATGTTCATAGGTTACAGAATTCCAATAGAGGAGGTGGATAAAAAGCATGTTTGGCTAATGGAAAGAGTGGAAAATGGGGAGCATGTACTCTATGTACATCCCAGCTCCCATACAAAAGAGGATATAGATAAATTGAAGAAAATAGGAAGGGATAGAGTATGGATCCAGCCAAAAATCCCGTTTATTATATTCATCACAATAGGATTGATAGCAGCATATCTTTTAGGGAATTTCATTTGA
- a CDS encoding PD-(D/E)XK nuclease family protein translates to MKLSYSAYMSYKTCPRKYYYERVYPIPQLRYADSEVGNYLHNYFYSVLNGENESVDADKIWEKIKGESILISAKEIKDDFQDFDDMVAYYSSLSDKIILWRDEKDYVNKIKMGIENSIKIAKALNLKSFNVEKWMNAKIDDLLIYGRFDIISENDIFELKTGGEREDYYLQLAFYALIFYLKNYIIPRGRLVYLQNGKIIDVKFNFNVLNEIMEDVIKVGKGIKNEDFPANKGENCRFCPYKFICDY, encoded by the coding sequence ATGAAGTTGAGTTATAGTGCATATATGTCTTATAAAACTTGTCCTCGAAAATATTATTATGAGAGGGTATATCCTATCCCACAGTTAAGGTATGCGGATTCTGAAGTGGGAAATTACCTGCACAACTATTTTTACTCAGTTTTAAATGGGGAAAATGAAAGTGTGGATGCGGATAAAATTTGGGAGAAAATTAAAGGAGAATCTATCTTAATTTCTGCAAAAGAAATAAAAGATGATTTTCAGGATTTTGATGATATGGTTGCCTACTATTCCTCACTCTCAGATAAAATAATCTTGTGGAGAGATGAGAAAGATTATGTGAATAAGATAAAAATGGGAATAGAGAATTCCATCAAAATAGCCAAGGCACTTAATTTGAAAAGTTTCAATGTAGAAAAATGGATGAATGCAAAGATTGATGACTTGCTTATTTATGGAAGGTTTGACATTATAAGTGAGAACGATATTTTTGAATTAAAAACAGGGGGAGAAAGGGAGGATTATTATTTGCAACTTGCATTTTACGCCTTGATATTCTACTTAAAGAATTATATCATTCCTCGTGGGAGATTGGTGTATCTCCAAAATGGGAAAATAATTGATGTGAAGTTCAATTTCAATGTATTAAATGAGATTATGGAAGATGTGATAAAAGTGGGTAAAGGAATAAAAAATGAAGATTTTCCTGCAAACAAGGGTGAAAATTGTAGATTTTGCCCTTATAAATTCATCTGTGATTATTAG
- a CDS encoding hydroxymethylpyrimidine/phosphomethylpyrimidine kinase — MEYLLSIAGFDPTSGAGVIRDIITFRKLGFYGLGVATALTYQNTRGFDGFKVLSSNVVEQELKVIMEDFPIKFVKVGMLGTSVDLIVEFAREYDWFLIFDPLLTAKNGKTINKIEDIEPLLKIAEVITPNVPEAEKLAGIKIKNESDVISAGKILTHKYGKYVIIKGGHLNGRDYLFGDEIKSYGMPKINKIVHGTGCAYSSSLLSFIAKGLKIEEAFIEVRKFLQREIENAIDTGGYSLLP; from the coding sequence ATGGAGTACCTTTTAAGCATTGCTGGCTTTGATCCCACTTCTGGGGCAGGTGTGATTAGGGATATAATAACCTTTCGCAAGCTTGGATTCTATGGTTTGGGAGTAGCAACTGCGCTAACCTATCAGAATACAAGGGGATTTGATGGCTTTAAAGTCCTAAGTTCAAATGTTGTGGAGCAAGAGCTCAAAGTCATAATGGAAGATTTTCCGATAAAATTTGTAAAGGTAGGTATGCTTGGCACTTCGGTAGATTTAATTGTAGAGTTTGCTAGAGAATATGATTGGTTTTTGATTTTTGATCCCCTTCTCACAGCGAAAAATGGAAAGACCATAAATAAAATTGAAGATATTGAGCCGTTGCTCAAGATTGCAGAGGTAATAACTCCAAATGTTCCTGAGGCGGAGAAACTTGCAGGTATCAAAATAAAGAATGAAAGTGATGTTATATCAGCTGGTAAAATTTTAACACATAAATATGGGAAATATGTAATAATAAAAGGAGGACATTTGAATGGAAGAGATTATTTATTTGGCGATGAAATAAAATCATATGGTATGCCAAAAATCAATAAAATTGTGCATGGAACTGGCTGTGCTTACTCTTCCTCTCTTTTATCCTTCATAGCGAAAGGATTGAAAATAGAAGAGGCATTTATAGAAGTAAGGAAGTTTTTGCAAAGAGAGATAGAGAATGCAATAGATACGGGGGGATATTCATTACTTCCATGA
- a CDS encoding 50S ribosomal protein L40e, whose amino-acid sequence MTFQEAVNRLLNKKICMKCHARNPPNATRCRRCGSHDLRPKAKERRGGK is encoded by the coding sequence ATGACTTTCCAAGAGGCTGTGAATAGGCTACTTAACAAAAAAATATGTATGAAATGCCACGCAAGGAATCCGCCAAATGCTACGCGTTGCCGTAGATGCGGTAGTCATGACCTTAGGCCTAAGGCCAAAGAGAGGAGAGGAGGTAAATAA
- a CDS encoding nicotinate phosphoribosyltransferase, producing MKFHMANEDDIRNGRTTDVYFVRTKEILERNKIKKKVYAEFTVANPPYDWVVFAGLDEVIELLKGKNVNLYALPEGTIFPRRDENGIPIPVMAIEGDYKEFAVYETPMLGFICQASGIATKAARIKQAAGDYVVLSFGVRRMHPAIAPLIDRASYIGGCDGVSSIIGAEHIGKKPSGTMPHALILTLGEEEAWKKFDEFVEEGVPRIALIDTFGDEKFESIKAAQILKDLVAVRLDTPSSRRGNFEDIIREVRWELDIRGYKDVGIFVSGGLDEDSVRRLRNAGATGFGVGTSLSNAKTIDYAMDIVEIEGKPMAKKGKFSGAKKVYRCKNCGRFFVSYKEHMDTCPVCGGKLENMLKPYLIDGEPVGEYPSVDDIRNYVLWQLKEFYGEE from the coding sequence ATGAAATTTCATATGGCTAATGAGGATGATATAAGGAATGGCAGAACCACTGATGTTTATTTTGTGCGAACAAAAGAGATACTTGAAAGAAACAAAATAAAAAAGAAGGTGTATGCAGAATTCACGGTGGCTAATCCACCCTACGATTGGGTTGTGTTTGCAGGTCTTGATGAAGTCATAGAACTTTTAAAGGGGAAAAATGTAAATCTCTACGCATTGCCTGAGGGCACGATATTTCCAAGGAGAGATGAAAATGGTATTCCGATACCTGTAATGGCGATCGAGGGAGATTACAAAGAATTTGCAGTTTATGAAACTCCAATGCTCGGATTTATATGCCAAGCATCAGGAATAGCAACGAAAGCGGCAAGGATAAAGCAAGCAGCGGGCGATTATGTAGTTTTATCCTTTGGGGTAAGAAGAATGCACCCTGCAATTGCACCTTTAATTGATAGAGCTTCTTACATTGGTGGCTGTGATGGTGTGTCAAGCATAATAGGTGCAGAGCACATAGGAAAGAAACCAAGTGGCACAATGCCCCATGCTTTGATTCTAACTCTGGGTGAGGAAGAAGCATGGAAGAAATTTGATGAATTTGTAGAGGAAGGAGTGCCCAGAATAGCACTTATAGACACTTTTGGTGATGAGAAGTTCGAATCAATAAAGGCCGCACAGATTTTGAAAGACCTTGTAGCAGTTAGATTGGATACACCATCATCTCGTAGAGGCAATTTTGAAGACATAATAAGGGAAGTTAGATGGGAACTTGATATAAGAGGTTACAAAGATGTGGGCATATTTGTCTCCGGTGGATTGGATGAGGATAGTGTAAGGAGATTGAGAAATGCGGGGGCAACAGGATTTGGAGTTGGCACATCGCTAAGCAATGCAAAAACAATAGATTATGCTATGGATATAGTTGAAATTGAGGGAAAACCCATGGCGAAGAAGGGAAAGTTCAGTGGCGCAAAGAAAGTATATAGGTGCAAGAACTGCGGCAGATTCTTTGTGAGTTATAAAGAGCATATGGATACCTGCCCAGTTTGCGGAGGAAAGTTGGAAAATATGCTTAAGCCCTATTTAATAGATGGAGAGCCCGTGGGAGAATATCCATCAGTGGATGATATAAGAAACTATGTGCTTTGGCAACTTAAAGAATTTTATGGAGAAGAATAA
- a CDS encoding cysteine hydrolase family protein, which produces MRALLIVDMIHDFVDGKFGSESAKNIVPKIKAIAEKFRDENLVIYLKDSHKKGDAELEVWGDHAIENTWGSQIVGDLEPKKGDVVIEKNTYDGFLFTPLAEILKERGIKDVYICGVATDICVQHTAFGAFARGFNVHIIEDACSGTSEDAHKRAIEYMKRIYGAKIVESDEL; this is translated from the coding sequence ATGCGAGCTTTACTCATAGTTGATATGATTCACGATTTCGTTGATGGGAAATTTGGAAGCGAGAGTGCCAAGAATATAGTTCCAAAAATTAAGGCAATAGCAGAAAAATTTAGGGATGAGAATCTGGTAATATACCTCAAAGATTCTCATAAAAAAGGAGATGCAGAGCTTGAAGTTTGGGGAGACCATGCCATAGAAAATACTTGGGGCTCGCAGATAGTGGGGGATCTTGAGCCGAAAAAAGGAGATGTAGTAATTGAGAAAAACACGTATGATGGATTTTTATTCACCCCTCTTGCAGAAATATTGAAGGAGAGGGGGATAAAGGATGTGTACATATGTGGGGTTGCCACAGATATATGCGTGCAACACACTGCCTTTGGTGCGTTTGCTCGAGGTTTTAATGTGCATATAATTGAGGATGCTTGCAGTGGTACAAGTGAAGATGCGCATAAAAGGGCGATAGAATATATGAAGAGAATTTATGGAGCAAAAATAGTGGAGAGTGATGAATTATGA
- a CDS encoding PPC domain-containing DNA-binding protein produces the protein MEYEKGRTFLFRVPEDEELVSYVNKFCDKNGIKMATLSAIGSLKKAKLGYFDISKGKYEEIAVEDVHELLLATGNVSIKEGKPFSHIHAILGYKDGSVKGGHLLKATVFVAELYIEELKGDVLERVPHGNLHLWKEE, from the coding sequence ATGGAGTATGAAAAGGGAAGAACATTTCTTTTTAGAGTTCCAGAGGATGAAGAGCTGGTAAGCTATGTGAATAAATTTTGCGACAAGAATGGAATAAAGATGGCAACTCTGAGTGCTATTGGCTCCTTAAAGAAAGCAAAATTGGGGTACTTCGATATTAGCAAGGGGAAATACGAGGAGATCGCGGTAGAAGATGTGCATGAGCTTCTCCTAGCCACAGGGAATGTTAGCATAAAGGAGGGAAAGCCATTCTCCCATATCCATGCAATTTTGGGGTACAAGGACGGAAGTGTGAAAGGAGGGCATCTTCTCAAAGCTACAGTATTCGTTGCAGAGTTATACATAGAGGAATTGAAGGGAGATGTGCTTGAGAGAGTGCCCCACGGGAACTTGCATTTGTGGAAGGAAGAATAG